A single region of the Triticum dicoccoides isolate Atlit2015 ecotype Zavitan chromosome 2B, WEW_v2.0, whole genome shotgun sequence genome encodes:
- the LOC119366272 gene encoding dolabradiene monooxygenase-like encodes MEVVYLGVALVSLCVVLLSRRRRRANEPPGPWQLPVIGSLHHLAGQLPHHALRDLARRHGPVMLLWLGEVPTLVVSSREGAREVMKTHDAAFATRPLNATMRVLTNGGRGIVFAPYGDYWRQLRKITVLKLLSARRVLSFRAIREEEVAAMLRDVADAAAAARPVELSARISALVTDITVRAVMGDRFKERDVFLRSLDRGVKLAAGFNPPDLWPSSWLVGWLSGGVRRVKDCRDTGTGILDPIIREHLEKMEDGGGQKEDLLDVLLRIQKEEEGRLQFPLDMDTVKSVILDIFGAGSETAATTLGWAFAELIRNPMVMQKATAEVRQTFEARGTIAEEALNELSYLHLVIRETLRLHTPLPLLIPRECRESCQVLGYDVPRGTQVLVNAWALARDERYWPDAPDVFRPERFEGEAAGADFRGTDFSFLPFGAGRRMCPGIEFGLANVELALASLLFHFDWEGTPPGELDMAEVFGITVRRKAGLLVRPVLRVPVPRVLSDGNGDR; translated from the exons ATGGAGGTCGTCTACCTCGGCGTAGCTCTCGTGTCCTTGTGTGTTGTGCTTCTTTCCAGGCGTAGGCGCAGAGCGAACGAGCCGCCGGGGCCGTGGCAGCTGCCGGTTATCGGCAGCCTGCACCACCTCGCCGGGCAGCTCCCCCACCACGCGCTGCGTGACCTAGCACGGCGCCACGGGCCGGTGATGCTCCTCTGGCTCGGCGAGGTGCCCACGCTGGTGGTGTCGTCCCGGGAGGGTGCCCGCGAGGTGATGAAGACCCACGACGCGGCGTTCGCGACGCGACCCCTCAACGCCACCATGCGCGTGCTCACCAACGGCGGCCGGGGCATTGTGTTCGCGCCGTACGGCGACTACTGGCGTCAGCTCAGGAAGATCACCGTCTTGAAGCTCCTTTCGGCGCGGCGCGTCCTGTCCTTCCGCGCCAtccgggaggaggaggtcgctgccaTGCTCCGCGATGTCGCGGACGCAGCGGCGGCCGCGCGCCCCGTGGAGCTAAGCGCGCGCATCTCCGCCCTCGTCACCGACATCACCGTCCGCGCCGTCATGGGCGACCGGTTCAAGGAGCGCGACGTGTTCCTCCGCTCGCTCGACCGCGGCGTGAAGCTCGCGGCCGGGTTCAACCCGCCGGACCTGTGGCCGTCGTCCTGGCTTGTCGGTTGGCTCAGCGGGGGCGTGCGCCGCGTCAAGGATTGCCGCGATACCGGGACCGGCatccttgaccccatcatccggGAGCACCTGGAGAAGATGGAAGATGGCGGAGGCCAGAAGGAGGACTTGCTCGACGTGCTTCTAAGAATACAGAAGGAGGAGGAGGGCAGGCTCCAATTCCCGCTCGACATGGACACAGTCAAATCCGTCATCTTG GACATATTCGGAGCCGGCAGCGAGACGGCGGCTACGACGCTGGGCTGGGCGTTTGCAGAGCTGATCAGGAACCCAATGGTGATGCAGAAGGCGACGGCTGAGGTCCGACAAACCTTTGAGGCTCGCGGCACCATAGCGGAGGAGGCCCTCAACGAACTCTCGTACCTACACCTAGTCATCCGGGAAACTTTGCGGCTGCACACGCCCTTGCCGCTGCTCATCCCTCGAGAGTGCCGGGAGTCATGCCAGGTGCTCGGGTACGACGTGCCGCGGGGTACACAGGTGCTGGTCAATGCCTGGGCGCTCGCCCGTGACGAGCGCTATTGGCCCGACGCGCCGGACGTGTTCCGGCCCGAGAGGTTCGAGGGCGAGGCGGCTGGGGCGGACTTCAGGGGCACCGACTTCTCCTTCTTGCCATTTGGCGCCGGCCGGAGAATGTGCCCCGGGATAGAGTTTGGCCTCGCCAACGTCGAGCTCGCGCTCGCAAGCCTGCTATTCCACTTTGACTGGGAGGGTACACCACCTGGGGAGTTGGAcatggccgaggtgtttggcatcACTGTGCGGCGGAAGGCCGGCCTCCTGGTGCGCCCCGTTCTCCGGGTGCCCGTTCCCCGAGTCTTGTCAGACGGCAACGGAGATCGTTAA
- the LOC119366273 gene encoding uncharacterized protein LOC119366273 codes for MQPMEGVLVALASYGATMLAEMAKDKLAIVTRVSGEIDDLGVKLMYLKNFLADANRRGIADESMRRWVEELKHAMYDDVTDILDQCRHKVTE; via the coding sequence ATGCAACCCATGGAGGGGGTTCTGGTTGCTTTGGCATCCTACGGCGCCACCATGCTCGCAGAGATGGCCAAAGATAAGTTGGCCATCGTGACCAGGGTCTCCGGCGAGATCGACGACCTTGGCGTCAAGCTCATGTACCTCAAGAACTTCCTTGCAGATGCTAATAGGAGGGGCATCGCTGACGAGAGCATGCGGAGGTGGGTGGAGGAACTGAAGCATGCCATGTACGACGACGTAACTGACATCCTCGACCAGTGTCGGCACAAGGTCACGGAGTAG